CGCTGCCGGCCGCCGCGAGCGACCGGCTGGAGAATTTTCCGGTCGAGACGAGCGCCGCGCTGATGGCGGAGCTGCGGTCGGGCGCCGGCCCGCTCGCTGCGTTCCTGGCGCCCATCGGCGTGCCCCGGAAGGTGAGCGACATCGACGGGCTGCGCGTGACGCTGGAGGATGCAAGCGTCATCCATTTCCGCCCCTCCGGCAATGCGCCGGAAATGCGCTGCTACGTGGAGGCCGCCGACGAGACCGCCGCCGCTCGCCTGCTGGAGGCCGGCCTTGCCCGCATCCGCGAATGGGCGATGAGCCGCTGAGCGGCTTTTCGAAGCTTTTCGCCAAGCTGTTGCGAAAACTTCAAAAAGCCTGTTGACACCGGCGGGCGGGCCTTCTACATGGCTCTCCGTCGCCCAGATGGCGGAATTGGTAGACGCGCCAGCTTCAGGTGCTGGTACTCGAAAGGGTGTGGAGGTTCGAGTCCTCTTCTGGGCACCAAATTCCCGTTCCGGATTTTCCGGAATATGTCAAAAAGCCCGGCCTTGCCGGGCTTTTTTGTTGCCCTGCGGCAGGCTCGCACCGCTTCTTTTCCGGCAAAGCAGAATCTTCCCCTCGCGCCCTTGCGTGACGGGCGCGATCGGCACATAAGCCTTGAAAATAATCAACTGCCTTTCTGACATCAGGATCATCGTGGGCCAATCTCAACACGATGCCCGAAAAGCGGGCATTCTGTCTAAATTCCGGCTGTTCAGTCCCATTCTCGCCGGCGCCACGCTCAAGGAACGCCTCATCGGCTGCCTCGGGGCCCTGATCGGTATTTGCCTCACCGGCCTCGTCTGCGGTTATTTCATGGGCAACGATGTCCACCTGCCGCTGATCGTCGCGCCCGTCGGCGCCTCGGCCGTGCTGCTCTTCGCGGTGCCGGCAAGTCCGCTGGCCCAGCCCTGGTCCATCGTCGGCGGCAACACGATTTCCGCTTTCGTCGGCGTGACGGTGCTGACGCTCGTCAAGGATCCGGCCATCGCCATCGGCCTTGCCGTGGCGCTTGCGATCCTCGCCATGTCGCTCACCCGCTCGCTGCATCCGCCGGGCGGCGCGGCGGCGCTCACCGCGGTCATCGGCGGGGCGGCGGTCACCCGGGCCGGTTTCTGGTTCCCGCTGGTGCCGGTCGCCCTCAATTCGATGATGCTGGTCGCCCTCGGCATCGTGTTCCATCGCCTTTCAGGACGGCAGTATCCGCACCGCCAGACGGTCGCCCCCGTCAATACGCACAAGACGGCCGACCCGCCGGCCGCCTTCCGCGTCGGCT
The Shinella zoogloeoides DNA segment above includes these coding regions:
- a CDS encoding HPP family protein, with the protein product MGQSQHDARKAGILSKFRLFSPILAGATLKERLIGCLGALIGICLTGLVCGYFMGNDVHLPLIVAPVGASAVLLFAVPASPLAQPWSIVGGNTISAFVGVTVLTLVKDPAIAIGLAVALAILAMSLTRSLHPPGGAAALTAVIGGAAVTRAGFWFPLVPVALNSMMLVALGIVFHRLSGRQYPHRQTVAPVNTHKTADPPAAFRVGFNTEDIDAAVANLNETLDISRADLDTLLRQVELQALLRQRGELTCADIMSRDVVTVEAGATADEARTLLLDHDIRTLPVLDGGRLVGTVGLRELAAIVPSAHLPVSEAATASPSDRAIGLIPRLTDGMIHAVVVIDEARRVVGIISQTDLLATLAKSLSQTGSPALMGGHGQGI